The Penicillium psychrofluorescens genome assembly, chromosome: 2 nucleotide sequence CAAACCGGGTCCATAGACCTATGAAACGGGCGGAGTGACAAAGCAGGGTATGATAGGTTGACGAGATACCGAAACAGATCATCGAGGTTGTCAGATAGATATGGAACACGAGCTGATCGCTCCAAGATGCTCGcggaaaagaagaggcgAAGTACACGTAGAGGAGGCCGTTGCTCAACAAAGCCACCACGGCAGGGATCAGATGCGAGTACACATTGACCGTCTCGTTGTGCAAGTACGCCAAACTCTCGAAGCAAAGTCGCGCAGAGGGTGTCACGGGGCGATATCCAGTGCGAATGTAGGGATTATGGGCATACCACGTTGGGACATCCTGGCTCTTGAGCAACCGTGGTTGCGAGCGTGCACGGCCAGGTTCCTTCAGTGGCGGGGCGTCGCTGCGGTCCGTCCCGCTCGCCATCCTCTCGGAAGGGGGCATGCGTCTGAGCAGCACCATTGTCTGAGGGGTTGGTTGCTGTTTGTTGAATTATTTGCGGGTGGGTCTAAGCAGAGGGGGGAGAGAACCGGATTGGCCCACTACCGGAGCAGTTAACCTCGAAAGATCTACCCGATTGTATCTCGTTGTCGAGCCGATGCGGCTCTACTCTAAGCTAATAGGGCAATTGCGGAGTCATTAACAAACACGATATCACTAACTCACTAGTTGGAGTCGTGATACATACCGCAATAGCCGTACATCAACTGACGCTTCGAGTCATGCCTCACATCACCTGACTGTCCGTCGAGTCATCCCCCGCAGTGGGTCCTCGTGTTGTCGGTGCCTGACCGCCTGAGTCTGTGTTTACCGGTTCACCTGTCTACATCTCCCTCTATCATCACTCCTACTACTATGCAACACGCCTACATCTATCAGACATGTCCAACGGTGCCAGCAGTGCTTGGGGCATCCTAATCAACCCAGACAAGAGCCCGGCCCCGCTGCTGGAACAGCTATGTCTCGGTATAGCACAGTTGATGGTCAGTCAGTTCCAGAATCCGAGACGCATGCAGACAGATAATGACTCTCCTTACGTGCAGCCTTCATTCTGCGCGGGCGGATCGGCCGACCTGACGCCCGAGCGACTCGCTGCTTTCTACCGCAAAGTCGGCGGTAACTACGATGCCTTGTTCCTCGAGACCAAATCCCAAGCGCTGTCCTTCATCTACCAGTCGCTGGGATGTTTCCACAGCCTCCAACCATCCACAAACCCTTACGAACGCCCCTCGACCCCCTCGCTCCTCCCAAATGGGTTCGTGCGGTGGCAGACCATACAGCTGTTGATGGACCCGGATGAGCACTCGCGATATCTGCAGAACGCTGTCAGTCTCTGGAATCTTACCGATGCAAATGGAGAGCCTTTCCCAAAAGAGATCCCCCGCGATGCATTTCCCTCCGAACCGGACCCGGAAATGCTGCAGTGGCACGAGGGAGTCAGTAAGCGACTTGAATACGACTTTGTGCGGAAGAACACTCCCCGTCCATGTTCCCCCAAGTTTGGCGCGTATTACGTCCCGGGTGGCAGCAACGATCACGAGGATGATTACTTCTCGCACATGCCTCGCGGGTCAGGACGGCGTCGAACTCATCTTGACTCACGGGGGAGTCAGCGTCGTGCTCGCAAGCCGTACCCGGCGTTTGACCCCCCGCCAACCGAACCACGATCCGGGTTCGCGTCACCACGAGTTCCAAGTCCGCCTCCATGGCCCGAACGTCCTCCTCGGAAAACTCGAGATCGCACAGCTTGGATGGGCCGCTCTGTGAGTCCGTCGACCAGAGACGCCGAGGACGCGTCGGCGGAATCGTCCAACGATTCAGACGGCAGAGCTGGCGAGTCTCTGCGGAATAAGAAGAGTCGAGATAGGCACAATTTATCACCACCGACAGCCTCTCGAGCAAGACGGCATTCCCACGAGGCGTACACGCGCAAACCTTTCCGTGAtctctctccagcagcgcctcGACATCAACGTCGCAGCCACGGATCGAGATCAAACAGACCACAGACATCCGAAGAGCGCCATCGATCGAAACCATTCGGCGTCAAGTTTAAAGAATTCATCTTCGACAATCCTGCCgctccgccagctccagATTCCCCCTACCCGCAGGGCCCtgcaccacctccacctccacctccagcaccgccaCCGCCTCGATACGTACCCCGTCATCGCAACTTGGATCCCTACGACGAGACCCGGCGAGAGAGCTAcagcggcggcagtggcagtggcagtcGGCCTGGAAGCGGGGGAGGCAGCAGCTCCGAGCGTCCGCGATCATACAGCCATGCTGGACTTCCCTCGCGACTTTCTCGTCGGACTAGTTCGGCTGCGAAACGATATATCCCGACCAGTGTTGCAGAAGACACTGACTATGTGGGCTCACGGAGAGCACCCGTATACGAATGACAGCCATTCCCCTTGGATTGGGTTATCTGACAGATCCTGGAAGATGTTATTGAATTGTGCTTCTTTAGCACATACACCTATCTTCACATTCCACTCTACTGAGacttctcttctctcatTATCGCTAACTCTGCTCTTGATTTCTATGCATCTTGCGCCTTGATTTACCAGCATATGCATCATGACTTACGATTGGAAGGATACACGAATGATTTACACGAATGATTTCAGCGGATCGCTGCTCTTTATCTCCTTTTATTTTATGACTATGGTACTGGCTCGCCAGTCACAGGATGGttcgaaatcagtttcacCACTTTATTCACAGAACCTTTATTTTGAATAATCACTTAAAGATAGCTTCCGTATCATGCTTGTACGAGCAAATATGCCAAGGCGTGAGCGTACTACTCGGTTGACATTTGACAGGGAGAATAGGTAGAAAGACAGACATCTCTAGCCTCCTTGAAACAGGCAACAACGAGGTTCATTCAAATCAATGCCGCGTCCCTATGATAGCTAAGAATATGAAAACACCAAAAAGCGCCAATCCCAGTAGAGCAACCAAAACCCTCTCCAAACCGCTCATATGCGTCCCGTCCTCTTGAATCCGATCTGGCGGATTGTTGAATGTGTCGTATACGAATCCGCGATTGTGGATCGCCTGTGCGGGGTCTGTTGCGAAATCGGAAACGGGTGgggggtggtgatggtgaggaGGTGGATCGTGGTGAGGAGGTGGGTCGTGATGCTAGATTGAGTGGATTAGTTAGTCAGTTGAGAGGATGGAGTTGGTTTTGAATGAGCTATAGTATACTTACGTGGTGGAAGGAGTCTCTCATTGTGTAGATGGATGGTTTGGATAAGGTGGTGTTTTAGCTTAGGCGCTCTAGGTATTTATTCAGCTCAGCCTTGTcagggcgatggggatgacTCCGCAGCCCGAAGGTTGTTTCTATTTTAGGAAAATATTCCGTATGAGATCAGTCGTCATTCATTGATTTATATTTATCTTTATATTTACACCATAGCTGTGGGTGATGAATTCGAGAAGTCGAAAATGACTGCCTCTCGAGAGAATCATGGCGGGATACAGCAAGACTTCGAAGGAGGGCAATCTCACATCACTATAAGTTCTATTCTTGTTGAAGTGGCTCGAGCTAGGCCGGATCGGTGGATAATGATAACGATTACGAAGCGCAGACGTGCGGGTTGGCTCTACTAGTCAAGCAACTTGGGTGCACAAAGCATATATCATACTAgtctctttctccccttAAATCATAGAAGGCCATGGAGCATGATTTGAAGGATGATGTTGGATGTCTACCATTAATTATGATTAGATCACAGACTGATCGCGGTGCTAAATACAATCAGccaccctccttcccttAATAGTCCTTCAAGTCAATATTCGTATTCTTCTAGAAGCAAAACTATGTACCCCCAAACTCATATCCACGTCTACTGACGTTTATAAATAGTCGTGGCGTTAGCGAGAAACGAGGTAAATGCCTCCTCAGCAATAATAGGCGTGATCGAGTCAGGAAGATTCTTGCCCTGGTCATTACGGTCATTGACAGTCTTAgccttcgtcttcttcacccagGCCTGCGCGGCTTTGAACTCGCCgtctgccttcttcttgtcccCGGCATCGACCGCGTCGAGCATGGCAATCAAGTGCTGGCAGGCGTGTGCCCACTGCATCGCAAGGGTCGACCAGGGCGCCACGTCCGAGGCGAAGCCCTTCATTGCCATGCGGGGAAGAACGTCCGGGAGCGTCGTGATGAGTGCAAGGCGCTTCTGCAGCGCCAAGGTGCTGCCGTGGCCGTGTCCATGACCGTGCCCGCCttgaggatgagatgaaTGGTTGCGAGCGGCCCAGAAAGCTGAGATGTCTTTGCTAAGCTGGGGCGAATTGACCACGGGGGTGCGGTACGGCCAGTTTTGGTTGAGGTCGGAGAACGCGAGGACGGCGTCGTGGACCGTCGGGTCACTACCCGTGAGTTCCCATAGGATTGCAGCCATCGACTCGTCGGCGTTGTACGCTGGCCCGTTCCAGGTGTAGTCGCCATAGTTAGCGAGCGCGGGCATAGAGGCGTACGCCTCCTCCATTGGATTCGAGGTGAAGCCCAGGAGATATTTGTACAGATTTGCGGCACGGCCGATGAGCGGGTTGAGGAACAGCTGGTTACGATTGCCGTCGTTGACGGGGAAGTTGTCCCACAAGAACAAGTTGTCCGTAACGTAAGTCGAATCGGCCTGTTGGACGTTTGTATCATTGATCTGGTCACTGAAGACTCCTTCGCCAGTCCACTGGATACTGATATTCTTATTCAGCCGCGTACCGAACTCTTCCTTGTAAGGGTTTGGTGCGCTGCCGGCGTAGTTGGTCGGAACGGTTTCAAGATTTTTGAGGCCGTTGGGTTCGATGTACTCCTTCTGGATACGGTTCAGATAGTACGCCTGGGAGTCGGCCAGCCAGAGGTCGTTGCCCGTGTTGTTCCATCTCTTCTTGTCCGCTGCGCAGTGGAACTCAAGAgggatgtcgtcgaaggcAATGTAAAAGCTGCGGACACCAAGTTGGCGAGCCTGATCAAACTTGGCGATCGTAGCGTTGAAGTCAGCGTTTGATGAGTAGCACAGGTCTAATCCGGGTGACAGAGCAAAGGTGAAGTCGACGTGATTGGTGTTAGCGGTGTTGACGAGGTCCTTGAGCTGGGAGTAGGCGGTGCCGTTGTAAAGAGTGCGCCACTTCGCGCGGAGGAGCGGGTCATCCTTGGGCGTGTAGATGTAGGTGTTCATCTTGTGCTTGCCGTAGAAAACCAACTGGTCGAGACGCGCCTGATGAGACCAGGGAACGCCGTAGAAGCCCTCGATCGAGCCACGGATAGACATGAGCGGCCAGTCACGTACTTGGACACCGGGAACATGGTGGCCGTCGACAAGTTGGCGAAGAGTCTGGGATGCGTAGAAAGTGCCGCGCCCGTCTACGCCATTGAGGACAATGGTCGGGCGGTACTCATAATCACCAGATGCAAGAACGTAGCCATCGGCGGCGAGGCCTTTCGCAGGTTTGCCCGTGAGGGCCTTGGCaatggcggcggcagcgCCATTTTCCGCCTCGGTGCCAATGACGATCTGCGTGCCATGGCCGTTGGGCTGGGACGAGACGACGACATGACCACCAGCGGAAAGCACGGCCTCCTTGACTGTCTTAATCGTGGCCGAGTCCGTGGCATTGCCGGTCACGATGGTGACAGGTCCGTCGAGTGAGACGCCCCCGCCAGACGATGAAATgtgttgaggaggaggccaCACCGCGGGGAGTCTGTCGTTCCCACCATTTTGGGCGGTGGGCGCAGCGTTGACCTGtccaaggccgaggagggcGACAAGACAAGCCCGAAGATACGTGGTGCGATAGGGATAGAACATGGTGGCGTGAGGATCCAACACGGTCAAGGGCAGGGTATGGTACATATACTTCGCGGGGGTGGGTAGACCCCGTCTGTTGACAGATTACGTCAAGCCAAGTAGGATAGCACTTAGAAGCGATATTCCGGGGGTGACATTGAAAGATAGACTTCTTACTCCGCGCTAAACCTGTCTATTCTATCTCGCGTGTAACGTTGCGATCGCAAGCGCATTTCCAAGACCCGATGTGGGGTTAATATGCTGAGATCAACATTCCCCAAACTTACACATCTTGGCTTTCCACCAGGGTCGCATTCTTGCGAGCGGCTACTGAGTCCAATGTGGAAGGTTGAACAATCCCTTTGTGAGCATATCTTTAGGGGTACATTTTTATGACTAGATGCGGGGCTCAATCTCGAAGGGTGTCATCTTCCCCGTATCTATACAATCGGAATTGAATCCATCTGTGCCCTATCTGTGAAACTATACCAAATATGCTCGTCCGCTACAGAGGGACTAAATTGAAAGCTAGCCTACGCAGCTTAAAAACGTTACAATCTGATAACGGAATTACCATCATAGGAGACAAAGATATCTAGTTACTGCTAACCTTAATTATCATATGACTTGTATAGAGATTGTGGCTCATTCGGAAACCACCGCGGCTAAATACCCTAATACCCGCATTCTACGTCACTCAAAAATAGTACCTTTTTTCCCCCGAATACAAGGGTTCCATTAGCCCCCAACATACTCAACACGTTCCTATCTTTGACGTACCCGAAGCACTGGACCCTCTTTCAAGTGGATTTGATGACCCACGACCGATTGTACTTTTGACATGTGGCATTGCAGATACGAACAGTCTAAACTGCTAATGACAACAAATTAGATCTAAATGAAAGGGGAAAAGGCTGGTTGAAGCAGGAGGTGGTCGTTGGATCCTTGTATTGCGTTTATAGTGCATAAATTATTCATTATTGCGTCGCCAAGGTACTTAGATATTATGGAAAGTAAAGCATTCCCTCTCTATGTCATCTTAGCGCGCTGGAAAGTGAACCCATAGTCTCTAAAGACTGCACACTTATCCGTGTCTGCAAAGTTGACAGTAGCATGCGAAGGTGGCATTCCAAGGAATGTCAGATTGCCATCTGAAGCACTGTATGGCTGAATTTCGTAGCCATGTCCGTACCCACTCTTGCCACCAGCAAAGATAGCATGCGTAGTGGCGTATGCCGGGCCACGGATCTTGAGGAACTCGACGTTCGGGTTGGGGTTGTAGGTACGGAACCAGGCACCCCAGATATCGTGCAAGAGTTGGGAGTGGCGGATATCCAGATCATCGTAGTAGGGCGCCACGTTCAATGTCTTCGAGTTGAGCGTACCCCAGGCAAGCAGGACATCAGATGAATGACAGGTGGCATTGTAGTTACTGTTCGGAGAGCAGATGGCAGGAACACCAATGTTTGTCTGAATGTGTCCCTGGTTGATTTCCACTTCATAGAGCGACGGGAATGCATCGCCGGCATGATTGAGGAGCCAGCCCTCGGCGCATTGCCATTCAGAGTAGGTCACTGCCGTCGCAGCGGCATCACGTACGCCGTCGGGGTCGGTCCAGTTGGCCTCGAAAGCACCGGAAAGGGTCATTTTTGTGCCGAGGTCGGTCCCATAGGCGGTCTCGAACACCGCATCAAGTGCAGCCTGCGTGTCACCGAGATCGGGAATTTCGGCATCTACATAAAGCGCTGCTTCATCATGGACTGTCGTGAACATGGTCGGGACATGATTGGGCAGTTTGCCCTCCGTGAGCAGACGGTAGAATtgatcatcaacaacgccGTAGTTGGAATCATCGAGCATGGGCATGAAGGGCTCTTGCGACGAGAGCAGTTTGGTATTGTGATAGTAGTGAGTAGCGATATCAGACGCGATGGTGGACTCGGCATCCCCAAAAGCGGTGGAGTTGTCCAGATACATATCAGCTGGCACGGAGCGAAGACACTTCAGAAGCTCTGTCTCGGAACTGTCGCTGTCACATCCGACTGCTTTGCCTACGGTCGGGGCAATGTACTGCGAGTAGAGGGTACGTGGGAACCACGGAAGATCGAGCGGTGCCGACTGGACAAGCGCTCCTGAGAAGAGACCCTTGGCTGCGCTCGAAGATAACAGAGCCACCGCGCTCTGGCCGCCGGCAGACTGTCCAAAGATAGTCACGCGGGATGGATCTCCGCCAAAGGCAGCGATGTGCTCTTGCACCCATTGCAACGCCATGATCTGGTCCCGGATACCGTAGCTACCAGTGGTGAGCTTGCCAGTGGCCAAAAAGCCCAATGCGCCGACACGATAGTTGAGAGTCACAATTACGACGTCGCTGCGGCTAGCAAAGTTGCCACCGTCATAGTCGATCATGGACGAGGTGCCCTCAAGGAAGGATCCGCCATAGAAATAAACAGCCACAGGACGACCGTCAATGTGCTCGTCTCTCTGGGTTGGTAGAACGGGCGTGTACACGTTCAAAAACAGACAATCCTCAGAGATCGGGCCGTTATCAAGAGTCCCATAGCTGGAGCTTGACTGAATGCACGAGGCTCCCAGCTTGGTTGCGTCAATATTCTTGGGGCCAGAGTAGGCTTGCGGCGGAGCAAACCGCAGCTTGCCCAGTGGAGGATTTGCGAAGGGAATTCCCAAGAACCGGAATGAACGTGCATCGCGATATCCGGTCACCGTGTAGTCCTGAGATGCGACAGTAAGTTTGGTCGATTCCATAACCTTGCGGTCTATATCCTTTGTCGGGGGTGGACTAGACGTGCAGAGAGCTGGAAGCTTCGAGTTGCAGGAGACGCGAACAAGGCCCTTGTGGGAGCATGAAAGCGCATAGCAGTCTTTGCCGGAGGCGGGATGAGACACCCAAAGCTCTTGACCTTCGGGGAATTCGTGAGCGTAGACAAGGTAATCCAGCTCATAACCCAGGTGGTTTTGGTTGAGTGAAGGCTCAGATGACCAGGGATGTAGCTTCTCGCCGATGGTTGCGCACCGGGCCGTAGCTTCTGCATGGCTCAATCGATCGTGCACCAGGACTGCCGAGCTGCCATTGTTTTGCGGGCCCAGATTATTATAATGCAGCACCTGAAGAGTTCCCACAGAATCAAGACTGGGGCAACGAATTGGTTTGGAAGGCGCTGCCAGAGCCAGGCTGCCCAAGAGTAACGCGCCCGCCAGAACGGTCATGTTGGTTCAGTCAGACTCGCTGTTTTAGACACAGCGCAAATCATGGCGAACGCCTGGGGAATAGCTCCCCTTTAAGGACTGTCTCCGTCGCTTAGCATGAACCGAGCGTCATGTCGGAAGGCCCGGGGGTTAGTGGACTCCTGATCTGGAGCGTAGAGACGATAGCGTCCGAGAGGCCGACGATCAACGGAAATGCGGAGAGTCCGGGCATGTGGTACCGATGTGGCTTACAGCGCATCTCAGGGTCTGCATTAGCCCTCATTGATGACTGTAAATATGGAAAACATACCCGAAAGCCACTTAATTATTCTAGTTCAATGAAGGTGAAGTGAAAAACAACCGAGGATGCTTCTGTTTGGTGGATCCGCTCTCAAGGTATACCAGACTTGGTTTAGCGCGTCCTTCTCAGGATTCTTGGAATAAACAGAATAACAAAGAGAGTGCCGTGGGGCAACATTCGGCCTCGGGAGGTACTCTAATGCGGTCGAGATGATGTAAATAATTGCCGACATAACCAATCCTTCTCACGTTTCGTAGAAAGTGGCTTTTTGCCGATTGGACGTGCCATAGCTAACCTTCGAGCCAACGTGCTTGCCATGACTCGAATAATCATAACAAGAATCCTACGGTTGATACGTGTTCACTGAATACGAGCAGCACCATCTTGTAGTTGTGCTGTTCAAATGGAATCTGCCCATTACGTATAATTCACTGGAGTAAACTCATGGGATTTGTACAGCTGTCTAAACCCCAGGTTGATTGGGCAAACCGGTAAATCCTTGTAGTGGTTATGAGCTAATGCATTATTCAGCTGCTAGCAGGCATATGTGAGATGTGAGA carries:
- a CDS encoding uncharacterized protein (ID:PFLUO_003443-T1.cds;~source:funannotate); the encoded protein is MVLLRRMPPSERMASGTDRSDAPPLKEPGRARSQPRLLKSQDVPTWYAHNPYIRTGYRPVTPSARLCFESLAYLHNETVNVYSHLIPAVVALLSNGLLYVYFASSFPRASWSDQLVFHIYLTTSMICFGISSTYHTLLCHSARFIGLWTRFDYVAIVFQILGSFISGLYVGFYCEPHLQKTYWSMISILGLLTGFVVLHPHLRSEKWRILRLSTFVATGLSAFAPIIHASFLFPYEQLDQQSGLRYYYLEDTLSGIMEA
- a CDS encoding uncharacterized protein (ID:PFLUO_003444-T1.cds;~source:funannotate), producing MSNGASSAWGILINPDKSPAPLLEQLCLGIAQLMVSQFQNPRRMQTDNDSPYVQPSFCAGGSADLTPERLAAFYRKVGGNYDALFLETKSQALSFIYQSLGCFHSLQPSTNPYERPSTPSLLPNGFVRWQTIQLLMDPDEHSRYLQNAVSLWNLTDANGEPFPKEIPRDAFPSEPDPEMLQWHEGVSKRLEYDFVRKNTPRPCSPKFGAYYVPGGSNDHEDDYFSHMPRGSGRRRTHLDSRGSQRRARKPYPAFDPPPTEPRSGFASPRVPSPPPWPERPPRKTRDRTAWMGRSVSPSTRDAEDASAESSNDSDGRAGESLRNKKSRDRHNLSPPTASRARRHSHEAYTRKPFRDLSPAAPRHQRRSHGSRSNRPQTSEERHRSKPFGVKFKEFIFDNPAAPPAPDSPYPQGPAPPPPPPPAPPPPRYVPRHRNLDPYDETRRESYSGGSGSGSRPGSGGGSSSERPRSYSHAGLPSRLSRRTSSAAKRYIPTSVAEDTDYVGSRRAPVYE
- a CDS encoding uncharacterized protein (ID:PFLUO_003445-T1.cds;~source:funannotate), translating into MFYPYRTTYLRACLVALLGLGQVNAAPTAQNGGNDRLPAVWPPPQHISSSGGGVSLDGPVTIVTGNATDSATIKTVKEAVLSAGGHVVVSSQPNGHGTQIVIGTEAENGAAAAIAKALTGKPAKGLAADGYVLASGDYEYRPTIVLNGVDGRGTFYASQTLRQLVDGHHVPGVQVRDWPLMSIRGSIEGFYGVPWSHQARLDQLVFYGKHKMNTYIYTPKDDPLLRAKWRTLYNGTAYSQLKDLVNTANTNHVDFTFALSPGLDLCYSSNADFNATIAKFDQARQLGVRSFYIAFDDIPLEFHCAADKKRWNNTGNDLWLADSQAYYLNRIQKEYIEPNGLKNLETVPTNYAGSAPNPYKEEFGTRLNKNISIQWTGEGVFSDQINDTNVQQADSTYVTDNLFLWDNFPVNDGNRNQLFLNPLIGRAANLYKYLLGFTSNPMEEAYASMPALANYGDYTWNGPAYNADESMAAILWELTGSDPTVHDAVLAFSDLNQNWPYRTPVVNSPQLSKDISAFWAARNHSSHPQGGHGHGHGHGSTLALQKRLALITTLPDVLPRMAMKGFASDVAPWSTLAMQWAHACQHLIAMLDAVDAGDKKKADGEFKAAQAWVKKTKAKTVNDRNDQGKNLPDSITPIIAEEAFTSFLANATTIYKRQ
- a CDS encoding uncharacterized protein (ID:PFLUO_003446-T1.cds;~source:funannotate); amino-acid sequence: MTVLAGALLLGSLALAAPSKPIRCPSLDSVGTLQVLHYNNLGPQNNGSSAVLVHDRLSHAEATARCATIGEKLHPWSSEPSLNQNHLGYELDYLVYAHEFPEGQELWVSHPASGKDCYALSCSHKGLVRVSCNSKLPALCTSSPPPTKDIDRKVMESTKLTVASQDYTVTGYRDARSFRFLGIPFANPPLGKLRFAPPQAYSGPKNIDATKLGASCIQSSSSYGTLDNGPISEDCLFLNVYTPVLPTQRDEHIDGRPVAVYFYGGSFLEGTSSMIDYDGGNFASRSDVVIVTLNYRVGALGFLATGKLTTGSYGIRDQIMALQWVQEHIAAFGGDPSRVTIFGQSAGGQSAVALLSSSAAKGLFSGALVQSAPLDLPWFPRTLYSQYIAPTVGKAVGCDSDSSETELLKCLRSVPADMYLDNSTAFGDAESTIASDIATHYYHNTKLLSSQEPFMPMLDDSNYGVVDDQFYRLLTEGKLPNHVPTMFTTVHDEAALYVDAEIPDLGDTQAALDAVFETAYGTDLGTKMTLSGAFEANWTDPDGVRDAAATAVTYSEWQCAEGWLLNHAGDAFPSLYEVEINQGHIQTNIGVPAICSPNSNYNATCHSSDVLLAWGTLNSKTLNVAPYYDDLDIRHSQLLHDIWGAWFRTYNPNPNVEFLKIRGPAYATTHAIFAGGKSGYGHGYEIQPYSASDGNLTFLGMPPSHATVNFADTDKCAVFRDYGFTFQRAKMT